The DNA sequence CTAAACATGGCAGAAAGTAGAGAAATCATGAATGAAACTATTGCCAGACAACTACTGGAACTCTACTCTGGAGATATGAAAGAAGTCCAAGATAAAGTTGCAGAAACTGTCAAGAAAAATATTGACAACTTTGCCAAAGATAAGTCAGCCAGAGAAGCTATGGTAACCAGGGTAATAACGCCCACCACCACAAGGGCTGAAAAGAAAATTATGGAATTGGCGGCAAAAACTATGGTTGAAAAGAAAGAGGTTAACAGCTGGAGCACCAGAAGGTCTATTTTGCAATTAACTGGCGGCATAGACCCAACTACCGGCGATGCACTGACAGTAGAAGGCAGGACCCTGGCAAAAGAAATCAAAGACAACAACACCCTCTTCAAGGAAGAAATGGATTACAGAGCTTCACATGGCATCTTGCCAGCCGTTGACCTAACACCGGCTCAACGAACTGATGTACAACGTCAGATAGAAACAAATATATCAAACGGCTTGATCCGCGGGTTAAGCGCCGAAGAAATGAAGACCCCAGAAATTTTCAACTCCATCAATTCTATAATGCCTAATATTCCAACCGCTAAACAAGCCAAATTCAAGCAAGAATTGTTGGGCAAAGGCGCTGACAGAAGGAAAAGAGAAGCATTTGATAAAGCCGCATTGGGTCCACCCATACCTTATTAATGGAGTACAATTCGTTAAAACTTAGTCCTTATTCAGTTGATGGTATGCAAACTCCTGGTTTTAATTATGGCTTATTCCAAGACAAACTGGATAACTTACCGACTAATTTAGTTGATTTTCTGCTGGATTCTTCTGTACCGGATTTCATTATGAATTTGACCCAAAAACATGTTCAATTAAGTATACGTGGTCCTGACATTGCTAGACTGATACGTGATATAGTAATAGGAGATGTCTTTGTGGGAGATATGCCACAGGAATTATCCAGGCGGTTAGGAACTGATCTGGCAACTTCCAGAGAAATAGCTAATCAAATTGCCTCTCAACTTTTTACACCGATTCTTGAAGATATTAAAAAAGTACAAATGGTAAAATTTCCGGGTAAATTGCCGGCAAAACCCGTTTCGCAACCAGCTCCCCAAGTTAAACCTACGGAGACACACTATCAAGGCGAAGAATTACCAGAATCAGGTGGTAATATTATAGATTTGCGAAGCAAGTCATAGGTTATAGGTTATAGCTGATAGGTAATAGCTTAAAAAATGAGTTCTAGAAATAGGAGGCTAGGACGCAAAATAAAAAGTGGATAAAATTCATTCGTATAGAGACTTAGTGGTATGGCAAAAGTCCATTGAACTAGTGATAGAAATATATGAACTAACGGATAAATTTCCAAAAGAAGAAATATACGGGCTAATTTCGCAATTAAGGAGAGCTGCCGTTTCAATTCCTTCTAATATCGCCGAGGGCAGGTATCGTGGGACAAGAAAAGATTTTAGGCAATTTCTTCTTAACGCTTACGGCTCTGGCGCTGAAGTTGAAACACAATTGGTTATTGCAAATAAATTGCCAAAAACAAAAAATTTAAATTATGCCAGAGCAAATAAAATTCTAAATGAAGTAATGCGAATGTTAAATTCACTAATCAAAAAATTGGAAAATTCATAACTATAACCTATTACCTATAAGCTATTACCTGCATCATGAGATTCCAAGTTCCACAATTCATAGAAACAGAAACCAAGATTGTCGGGCCTTTTACATTTAAGCAGTTTTTGTTTCTAGCAGTCGGGGCAGTAATAATTTTTATACTTCAATACATTATTAGTAATTTTACTTTTTTAATAGTTGCAAGTTTACCAATCGCCATGTTGTTTATTGCCTTGGCATTTTATCAGATAGACGGTATGCCATTACCGCAATATCTACTGACGGCATTATCATATTTGACTGGACCCAAAAGGTACCAATTCCGCAAAAATAACGATTAGAAACCGAGATTATGGCCACACCCCAAAAAAACCAATCTACTAGAGATTTTGTAGAAATCGCCGACGTTCGCGATAACATTGTTATTTTAAAAAATGGCTCTCTACGATCGGTAATTGAGGTCAACTCAATGAATTTTGAACTAAAATCCACCGACGAACAAACGGCTATCATACAAGCTTTTCAAAATTTCTTAAATTCCATAGACTTTCCGCTTCAAATAGCAATAAATTCACGTAAACTAGATATAGGGCCTTATCTGAAATCACTTGATACCTTAACCCAAAGTATTTCCAGTGAATTATTAAAAATACAAGGCATAGAATATACACGATTCATCAAAGGACTGACCGAGCTTGCCAACATTATGTCCAAAAAATTTTATATTTCCGTCCCGCTTTATGTAACAGAAACAATAGGCAAGGGGGGGCAAAAAACTGGCATATTTGATGCTTTCAAAAGCATTGTCAGTCCTTCTAAATTTGTTAAAACACTAACGGACGAAGAATTGGCAAACTATAAAATACAGCTTGAACAAAGAATCCAATTTATAATGGGCGGCATCGGAGGCTTGGGCATAGAGGCGCGAGTGCTGAACAAAGAGGAACTAATGGGCCTTTATTACTCGTATTATAACCCCGGACATCACTTATAAATATGGCCTTATTCGGTAAAAAACCACAACCAACCGTTCAGCCAATGGAACCGCCAGTAAAAACACTGGACGATTTACTAGCTCCGTCGGCCATAGATATTTCTTCTAATTATCTGCAAATAGGCGACACTTTTGCCCGCACGCTTTTCGTCGCAACTTACCCAAGATATCTAAATACCAATTGGTTCTCGCCGGTAGTTAATATGGACCGTCCTTTTGATGTTTCTGTTTTTGTGCATCCAGAAGATACTGCCCAGATGTTAAAACAACTGCGCGACCGTTTGGGACGGCTTCAGGCACAGGAAATAGAGGAACAATCGTCCGGTAAAGTAAGGGACCCAGTGCTAGAAACGGCTATCGGCGATATTGAAACTCTGCGAGACAAACTTCAGCAAGGAACAGACAGGTTTTTTAAGTTGGGGGTATACATAACAATTTATGGCAACTCGCTGAAGGATCTCGATGACACAGAAAATAAAATCAAGTCAATTCTTGACGGCCAATTGGTTTATTCCAAACAGGCAACATTCAGAATGAAGGAGGGATTCTTTTCCACACTACCGCTTGATGACGACCAACTTCAAATACACAATTCACTGAATACCGAACCGATCTCCTCGCTTTTTCCTTTTGTATCCTACGATTTAACCACGGACAAAGGAATACTTTATGGAATAAATACCCACAATAATTCCCTTATTTTATTTGACAGGTTCAGCATGGAAAACGCCAACATGGTTATATTCGGCAAATCCGGCGGCGGTAAAAGCTATACGGTAAAACTGGAGATTTTAAGAAGTCTGATGTTTGGGACGCAAGTTTTTGTAATTGACCCGGAAAATGAATATAAATTTCTCGCCGATACTGTAGGCGGTACTTCAATTAAAATATCCATAGCTTCACCGCACCATATCAATCCGTTTGATTTGCCCAAGCCATTGCCAGATGAAAGCCCCGCCGATGTCCTGCGCTCTCATGTAATAAATCTCATGGGACTTTTCAAGTTAATGCTTGGGGCGCTTTCTGCGGAGGAAGAGGCGATTTTGGACGAGGCCATCAACCAAACTTATGCGATTAAGGACATTACGCCGCAAACTGCTGATTTCAAAAATATAGTGCCTCCTTTGATGTCAGACTTCCAAAATATCCTTGAAAGTATGGCAGGCACTGAATCTTTGGCTATTAGGATCAAAAAATATACGGAAGGGACGTTCGCCGGTTTTCTGAACAATCCGACCAACGTTGAACTGGGCAATCAGCTGATAGTTTTTAGCATCCGCGACATGGAGGAGGAGCTACGCCCGATAGCAATGTACCTCGTGCTCAATTTTATCTGGACGCAGGTTAGAACTGAATTAAAAAAGCGTATTTTGGCCGTAGACGAGGCGTGGGTACTGATGAAATACGAGGCCGGAGCGGCATTCTTGTTCAACATAGCCAAACGTGCCCGCAAATATTATCTGGGTCTAACTACAATTTCCCAAGATATACCGGACTTTATGGCCTCTTCTTATGGCAAACCAATCGTGACTAATTCTTCACTGCAATTACTGTTAAAACAATCCCCGGCAGCAATTGACCTGGTAAAACAAACGTTCAACCTTACTGACGCAGAAAAGTTTTATCTTTTGGAGTCACGAGTAGGTCACGGGCTGTTTTTTGCCGGAATTAATCATGTCGCGTTGCGAGTAGTGGCTTCTTACGCTGAAGATCAGATAATTACTTCCGACCCTAGACAGATATTGGAAATAGAAGAAGCCAAGAAAGAATTAGCTCAACAGAGTTGAGCTAATTCTTTCAATTCCTAATTACTAATTACTAATTTTTAAATAAATCCCAATCCTTTAAATTCCAGTAACTAAATTGTTTAGAAATTAGAAATTGCGTATGCCCGCTGACAACCAATACTATTACGACCTTGCAACAGACCGAGCCAGCTATCAAAAACTGCGCGAAGAAGATTTGGCGCGCCAACAAGCAGAAGAAGAACAGAATCAAGAACGGATGGGTTGGGGAACATTTCTGGTTGCATTGGTTTTAAGCTTAATTGCCGATGCAGTTGAGCTTATTACGATAGGAACGCTTGGTTGGTTCGTCGGATTCGTCGTTGACCTTATATTGATGACAATGTTAGGATTTTCAAGAGCAGGACGAAAACAATGGAAAAAGTGGATATGGGGACCTATAATAGAGAAGGTGCCGATACTTGCCGCAATTCCGTTTTTCCGCGCCACATTTCTGACATGGGCATTTATTTCCTCACGTAGTCCCATACTGCAACAACTAAGCAAAGCAGCTTCGCCTAAGTAAGCTAAAATAAAAAATGCTAAAAAAACTTGCGATTTCTTTTATCTTTATCCTCATCATCACAGCCACTTTCCTGGCCGGTTATTTGTTCAGCCGTAAATCAGACTTGCCAGATCAACAAGCCTTGATAAATAATTCGCTAGTTGAACGCTTTAATCAAACTGAAGAAAAATACGTTGAGCCGACTGGCCTTTTTGAGCTTACATCTGGCGAAGCAAGTTTTCCAACGATTCGAGCGAACGGCGAAATATGGTACTACACGCCCAAAAATGGAGAGATACGCTCTGCTTCATTTAAAAACCTTCTTGCCGGTTCTGCCCTTGTCGCAAAAATTCAACCCAACGCAATCAATATCAGCTGGGGATCAGATAAGACATTGCTGGCAAATTATTCAACAGGCGCGATTTACTACGATCTCGGTTCAAATTTTTCCAAAAAATATGAGATTAACATAAAAAACCCCGTTCTATCCAAAACAGGAAACAAAACCGCCTACATTTATTTTAACCAAGAATCGGGAGAAGGTAATATCAGCATCGCCAACCCCAAATTAGAGTCATTCAAAAATGTTCTTCCGACTCGTTTTACAAACTGGCAAATCAAATGGTTGGGAGAAAACAAACTAGCGCTTACTAAACCGCCGACTCTGGAAAGTTCTCAAGCGTCACTTTTTACTTTGGACACGGAAAATGGAAAAACATTACAAAATATAATCAACTTAAAAAATAATCTTGAAGTCGCGTGGTCGCCTGACGAACAAAAAATAGTTTATTCTTATGTTGACTCTTCAACCGGGCAAAACGGTTTGTATCTTATGAATTTGGGCGCCAAAGAAGAAATGCCCCTCAATCTGAACTATACTGCTTCTAAATGTGTTTGGAGTTTTGATAATAAAACCGTTTACTGCGCCGGGGTAGATTCATTCGTGTCCTTAGACGCGACAGCGGCAAATGCGGGCACCCAGACAATCGCTAACTCCCAAAGCATTGACGCCTCTTCCGCCACAAATCTTTTTCTAACCAGCACTGGCGACTATATTATCTTCAAAAATATCAAAGACGGTAAGTTGTACGGGCTACATTTGGCACAGTGATAAACAAAACGGGTTTCTACCAATTCTCAATTTCCTCGGGTAGCTCCGGGGATTTTTTTATGGAGATAATCTCACGAAGGTCAGCTCTTGTAAAAA is a window from the Candidatus Yanofskybacteria bacterium genome containing:
- a CDS encoding four helix bundle protein, which translates into the protein MHSYRDLVVWQKSIELVIEIYELTDKFPKEEIYGLISQLRRAAVSIPSNIAEGRYRGTRKDFRQFLLNAYGSGAEVETQLVIANKLPKTKNLNYARANKILNEVMRMLNSLIKKLENS
- a CDS encoding PrgI family protein, with protein sequence MRFQVPQFIETETKIVGPFTFKQFLFLAVGAVIIFILQYIISNFTFLIVASLPIAMLFIALAFYQIDGMPLPQYLLTALSYLTGPKRYQFRKNND
- a CDS encoding ATP-binding protein; protein product: MALFGKKPQPTVQPMEPPVKTLDDLLAPSAIDISSNYLQIGDTFARTLFVATYPRYLNTNWFSPVVNMDRPFDVSVFVHPEDTAQMLKQLRDRLGRLQAQEIEEQSSGKVRDPVLETAIGDIETLRDKLQQGTDRFFKLGVYITIYGNSLKDLDDTENKIKSILDGQLVYSKQATFRMKEGFFSTLPLDDDQLQIHNSLNTEPISSLFPFVSYDLTTDKGILYGINTHNNSLILFDRFSMENANMVIFGKSGGGKSYTVKLEILRSLMFGTQVFVIDPENEYKFLADTVGGTSIKISIASPHHINPFDLPKPLPDESPADVLRSHVINLMGLFKLMLGALSAEEEAILDEAINQTYAIKDITPQTADFKNIVPPLMSDFQNILESMAGTESLAIRIKKYTEGTFAGFLNNPTNVELGNQLIVFSIRDMEEELRPIAMYLVLNFIWTQVRTELKKRILAVDEAWVLMKYEAGAAFLFNIAKRARKYYLGLTTISQDIPDFMASSYGKPIVTNSSLQLLLKQSPAAIDLVKQTFNLTDAEKFYLLESRVGHGLFFAGINHVALRVVASYAEDQIITSDPRQILEIEEAKKELAQQS